In Zobellia roscoffensis, the following are encoded in one genomic region:
- the rplM gene encoding 50S ribosomal protein L13 has protein sequence MDTLSYKTVSANKTTVDKQWLLVDAEGETLGRLASKVAKMLRGKHKPNFTPHVDCGDNVIVINAEKIILTGNKWDDKSYSRYTGYPGGQRTTSVKELLAKKPEAIVEKAVKGMLPKNRLGADLFRNLKVFVGTAHNHEAQKPQVINLKEFK, from the coding sequence GTGGATACATTAAGTTATAAGACCGTTTCTGCCAATAAAACAACTGTTGACAAACAGTGGTTATTAGTTGATGCAGAAGGAGAGACTTTAGGCCGATTGGCTTCCAAAGTCGCCAAAATGCTTAGAGGAAAACATAAGCCAAATTTCACCCCTCATGTTGATTGTGGTGACAATGTGATTGTTATCAATGCTGAGAAAATCATTTTAACCGGAAACAAATGGGATGACAAATCCTATTCTCGTTACACAGGTTATCCTGGTGGTCAGCGTACTACATCCGTAAAAGAGCTTTTGGCTAAAAAACCTGAAGCAATTGTAGAAAAAGCGGTTAAAGGAATGCTTCCTAAGAACAGATTGGGTGCCGATCTTTTCAGAAACCTTAAAGTTTTTGTTGGAACAGCACATAACCATGAAGCTCAAAAACCACAGGTTATCAATTTAAAAGAATTCAAGTAA
- a CDS encoding copper homeostasis protein CutC: protein MLIEVCANSLQSALNAQKAGAHRIELCSELAVGGITPSYGLLKAVRDKISIPVHVLIRPRSGDFTYFADELKIMKENIALCVEMGFEGIVSGVLKTDFSLDVDKTKELIEASGNLKFTFHRAFDWVEDPFETLFQLENLNVDYILTSGQQKSATEGIELLKKLQAKASLCTIIPGGGVRPENIMDFKNSGFKAAHLSGTKFLRTLPGNKRVSMNSPSFLRDGEIALTDSEIIANVVNRVK, encoded by the coding sequence ATGCTAATAGAAGTCTGTGCCAACTCCCTGCAATCTGCATTAAATGCTCAAAAAGCTGGTGCTCATAGGATAGAGCTTTGTTCTGAACTTGCCGTAGGTGGGATTACCCCTTCCTATGGATTGTTGAAGGCTGTTCGGGATAAAATATCAATTCCGGTTCATGTGCTTATTCGTCCCCGTAGTGGCGATTTCACCTATTTTGCTGATGAGTTAAAAATTATGAAAGAGAATATTGCTCTTTGTGTTGAAATGGGATTTGAAGGTATTGTTTCGGGTGTTTTAAAAACCGATTTTTCTTTGGATGTAGACAAGACCAAAGAATTAATTGAGGCATCCGGTAATTTAAAGTTCACCTTTCACCGGGCATTCGATTGGGTAGAAGACCCATTTGAAACGCTATTTCAGTTAGAAAATCTAAATGTAGATTATATATTAACATCTGGTCAACAGAAATCCGCTACCGAAGGAATAGAGCTTTTAAAAAAGCTGCAAGCGAAAGCTTCCTTATGTACTATTATACCGGGAGGAGGAGTGCGACCAGAAAATATCATGGACTTTAAAAACTCTGGTTTTAAGGCAGCTCATTTGTCCGGCACTAAATTTTTAAGAACTTTACCCGGTAACAAGAGGGTCTCTATGAATTCACCTTCATTTTTACGAGATGGCGAGATTGCTCTAACTGACTCTGAAATAATAGCAAATGTTGTAAATAGGGTTAAATAA
- a CDS encoding isoaspartyl peptidase/L-asparaginase family protein, which yields MQRRKFLKNSTAATAGLISAPLMAGQTNALNNQITNTTVAVKPIVICTWDFHNASSKAWEILKDGGSSLDAVTEGVMVEENDVNNQTVGIGGRPDRDGNVTLDSCIMDKDGNCGAVLAMQNIANPILVARKVMEETPHVMLAGKGAEQFAHEMGFKKTNLLTEKSKQEWIEWQKTAQYKPIINIENHDTIGMLAIDANGDISGACTTSGMGYKMAGRVGDSPIIGAGLFVDNEVGGATATGVGEEVVRTVGSFLIVELMRQGKSPQEACKEGVERIMAKNKDRDDFQIGFIAINKAGETGGYCIHPGFTYRSYSEEGHVNNPSESYIKS from the coding sequence ATGCAAAGAAGAAAGTTCCTAAAAAATTCGACTGCCGCCACGGCCGGTTTAATTTCGGCACCATTAATGGCTGGCCAAACCAATGCTCTCAACAACCAAATAACAAATACTACGGTGGCGGTTAAACCTATTGTAATATGTACTTGGGATTTCCACAACGCATCTTCAAAAGCATGGGAAATTTTAAAAGACGGTGGCTCTTCACTAGATGCCGTAACCGAAGGAGTAATGGTTGAAGAGAATGATGTGAACAACCAAACCGTAGGCATTGGCGGTAGACCCGACCGCGACGGAAACGTTACTTTGGACTCTTGTATTATGGATAAAGATGGTAATTGTGGCGCTGTACTAGCCATGCAAAATATTGCCAATCCTATTTTAGTTGCTCGCAAGGTCATGGAAGAAACCCCACATGTTATGCTTGCCGGAAAAGGAGCTGAACAATTTGCTCATGAAATGGGATTTAAAAAAACCAATCTTCTTACCGAAAAGTCAAAACAAGAATGGATTGAATGGCAAAAAACGGCACAATACAAACCTATCATAAATATTGAAAACCATGATACTATAGGCATGCTCGCCATTGATGCCAACGGAGATATTTCCGGCGCTTGCACCACTAGTGGTATGGGATACAAAATGGCGGGACGCGTAGGTGACTCCCCAATTATTGGAGCGGGACTTTTTGTTGATAATGAAGTAGGAGGAGCAACCGCAACCGGTGTTGGCGAAGAAGTGGTGCGCACCGTGGGCAGCTTTCTTATTGTGGAACTGATGCGACAAGGAAAATCTCCTCAAGAAGCTTGTAAAGAAGGTGTAGAACGAATCATGGCTAAAAATAAAGATAGAGATGATTTTCAAATCGGTTTTATTGCCATTAACAAAGCTGGCGAAACCGGCGGTTATTGTATTCATCCCGGATTTACGTATCGGTCCTATTCTGAAGAAGGGCATGTGAATAATCCTTCGGAAAGTTATATCAAATCTTAA
- the polA gene encoding DNA polymerase I — protein sequence MPEQKRLFLLDAYALIFRGYYALIKNPRINSKGMDTSAIMGFMNSLFDVIKREKPDHLAVCFDKGGSAERTELFPEYKANRDETPDGIKIAVPYIQQILEAMHIPSVVLEGWEADDIIGTLAKQAEKEDYKVFMVTPDKDFGQLVSENIFMYRPARMGNGIEIWGIPEIQKRFGVERPEQVIDYLGMMGDASDNIPGLPGVGDKTAKKFIEQFGSMEGLLANTDKLKGKMKEKVEANKELGLLSKKLATICIDCDVTFNAEDYEMSVPDSEKVQGIFEELEFRRLKDQFIKIFSGETENETQVSNTDTAKKEASTSASAGSGQFSLFGGDGTSAATITDSSSRKTIKDVPHVYQSVASGMAMKLFVQNLMKQTSVCFDTETTSLNPLEAQLVGIAFSWEATKGYYIPFPENKEEAQKLIEILRPFFEAENIEKIGQNLKYDIKVLDKYHIKVKGGFFDTMLAHYLINPDMRHNMDVLSETYLNYTPVSITELIGKKGKNQLNMRDVPLEKQTEYAVEDADITFQLAKHFRPELADAKTDVLFKDIEIPLLQVLADMELEGINLDEKFLNGLSEDLNNDIKSLEEKIYEAAGEEFNIGSPKQLGEILFSKMMLVDKPKKTKTGQFSTAEDVLSYLAKDHEIIQNVLDYRGLAKLKSTYVDALPEQVEPTTGRVHTDYMQTVAATGRLSSNNPNLQNIPIRTERGRQVRKAFVPRDENYILLAADYSQIELRIIAALSEETTMIEAFKNGEDIHASTASKVFNVPIEEVTREQRSNAKTVNFGIIYGVSAFGLSNQTDLSRSEAKELIDTYYKTYPKLRNYMSELVNFARDNGYVQTVLGRRRYLKDINGSNAIVRGAAERNAVNAPIQGSAADIIKIAMINIHKKLAEGSYKSKMLLQVHDELVFDIFKPELDELKILIKSEMENAYKLSVPLDVEVGIGQDWLEAH from the coding sequence ATGCCAGAACAAAAACGACTCTTCTTACTAGACGCCTACGCACTTATTTTTCGTGGTTACTACGCACTGATCAAAAACCCACGAATCAACTCTAAAGGCATGGATACGTCCGCTATAATGGGTTTCATGAATTCCCTTTTTGATGTGATTAAACGTGAAAAACCAGATCATTTGGCCGTTTGCTTTGATAAAGGAGGAAGTGCCGAACGTACGGAACTGTTTCCGGAATATAAGGCGAACAGGGATGAAACTCCAGATGGTATAAAAATCGCGGTACCCTATATACAACAGATACTTGAAGCCATGCATATACCCTCCGTAGTACTTGAAGGTTGGGAAGCAGATGACATTATAGGCACCTTGGCCAAACAAGCAGAAAAAGAAGATTACAAAGTCTTTATGGTTACTCCGGATAAAGATTTTGGACAATTGGTATCCGAAAATATATTTATGTACCGCCCTGCTAGAATGGGCAATGGAATAGAAATATGGGGTATTCCTGAAATACAGAAGCGTTTTGGCGTAGAACGCCCAGAACAAGTAATAGATTATTTGGGTATGATGGGCGATGCTAGTGATAATATTCCCGGTCTACCCGGTGTTGGCGACAAAACAGCTAAAAAATTCATTGAGCAATTTGGCTCAATGGAAGGCCTTTTGGCGAATACCGACAAGCTGAAAGGCAAAATGAAAGAAAAGGTAGAAGCAAATAAGGAATTAGGGCTTCTCTCTAAAAAACTTGCCACTATCTGCATAGATTGCGATGTTACTTTCAATGCCGAGGATTATGAAATGTCGGTTCCAGATAGCGAGAAAGTTCAAGGGATTTTTGAAGAGCTGGAATTCAGGAGACTAAAAGACCAATTCATCAAAATATTTTCAGGAGAAACCGAAAACGAAACACAAGTAAGCAATACGGATACAGCAAAAAAAGAGGCTTCAACTTCCGCATCTGCAGGCAGCGGACAATTCTCCCTTTTTGGAGGCGATGGCACATCTGCAGCAACCATAACTGACAGTTCTAGCCGAAAAACCATCAAAGATGTACCTCATGTTTACCAAAGTGTAGCATCCGGTATGGCTATGAAACTCTTTGTTCAGAATTTAATGAAACAGACTTCGGTTTGTTTTGATACGGAAACTACATCGTTAAATCCGCTTGAAGCTCAGCTCGTAGGTATCGCATTCTCATGGGAAGCTACGAAAGGGTATTATATTCCTTTTCCAGAAAACAAAGAAGAAGCACAGAAGCTTATAGAAATTTTACGCCCTTTCTTTGAGGCAGAAAACATTGAAAAAATAGGACAAAACCTTAAGTATGATATCAAAGTTTTAGATAAATACCATATTAAGGTTAAAGGAGGATTTTTTGACACCATGTTAGCGCATTACCTAATCAACCCTGATATGCGACATAATATGGATGTACTGTCCGAAACCTACCTGAATTACACGCCTGTTTCCATAACTGAGCTTATTGGCAAAAAAGGGAAGAACCAATTGAATATGCGAGATGTTCCTTTGGAAAAACAAACGGAATACGCAGTAGAAGATGCTGATATTACTTTTCAGTTAGCTAAACATTTTAGACCAGAACTTGCCGACGCAAAGACCGATGTTCTTTTTAAAGATATAGAGATTCCATTATTACAAGTTCTAGCCGATATGGAGTTAGAAGGCATTAATTTGGATGAAAAATTCCTGAACGGACTTTCCGAAGACCTGAATAATGACATCAAAAGTCTTGAAGAAAAAATTTACGAAGCCGCAGGAGAAGAATTCAATATAGGCTCACCAAAACAACTAGGAGAAATTCTTTTCAGTAAAATGATGCTGGTAGACAAGCCCAAAAAGACCAAAACAGGTCAGTTTTCTACTGCTGAAGATGTACTCTCCTATTTAGCTAAAGACCATGAAATTATTCAAAACGTTTTGGACTACCGTGGGTTGGCAAAGCTAAAAAGCACATACGTAGACGCACTACCAGAACAAGTAGAGCCAACTACAGGAAGAGTACATACCGATTATATGCAAACCGTTGCCGCCACAGGTAGACTAAGCAGCAATAACCCAAATCTGCAAAACATTCCTATACGCACGGAAAGAGGTCGTCAAGTCCGAAAAGCATTTGTACCCCGCGACGAAAACTACATTTTATTAGCAGCGGATTATTCCCAAATAGAATTGCGAATTATTGCCGCATTGAGTGAAGAAACCACGATGATTGAAGCTTTTAAAAATGGAGAAGATATTCATGCTTCCACTGCATCAAAAGTATTCAACGTTCCTATTGAAGAAGTCACACGTGAACAAAGAAGTAATGCCAAGACCGTAAACTTCGGAATCATTTATGGGGTTTCGGCCTTTGGATTGAGTAATCAAACCGATTTGTCCCGTTCAGAAGCCAAAGAACTAATCGACACCTATTATAAAACGTATCCAAAACTGCGTAATTACATGAGCGAACTGGTAAATTTTGCTCGTGATAATGGATATGTACAAACTGTGCTAGGCAGAAGACGATATTTAAAGGACATTAACGGAAGTAATGCCATAGTACGTGGAGCTGCGGAACGTAATGCTGTTAACGCCCCTATACAAGGTAGCGCCGCGGATATCATCAAAATAGCAATGATCAATATCCACAAGAAACTAGCTGAAGGCAGTTACAAATCTAAAATGCTATTACAAGTACATGATGAATTAGTATTCGACATTTTCAAACCAGAACTAGATGAGTTAAAAATTCTAATTAAATCTGAAATGGAAAATGCTTACAAATTATCAGTACCGCTAGACGTAGAAGTTGGCATTGGCCAAGATTGGCTGGAGGCGCATTGA
- the rpsI gene encoding 30S ribosomal protein S9: protein METIHKIGRRKTAVARVYVSEGKGNITVNQRDLNDYFPTATLQYKVKQPFALTENEETYDVSVNVYGGGITGQAEAIRLALSRAMCEVDEEHRLVLKPEGLLTRDPRMVERKKFGQKKARKKFQFSKR from the coding sequence ATGGAGACCATTCATAAAATCGGAAGAAGAAAGACAGCGGTTGCTCGTGTTTATGTTTCAGAAGGAAAAGGAAACATCACTGTAAACCAGAGAGATCTTAACGATTATTTCCCAACGGCTACTCTACAGTATAAGGTTAAACAACCTTTTGCACTTACTGAAAACGAAGAAACTTACGACGTAAGTGTAAACGTATACGGTGGTGGTATTACTGGTCAAGCAGAAGCTATACGTTTAGCTCTTTCTAGAGCTATGTGTGAAGTTGATGAAGAGCACAGACTAGTTCTTAAACCAGAAGGTTTATTAACTCGTGATCCAAGAATGGTAGAACGTAAGAAATTCGGACAGAAGAAAGCTCGTAAGAAATTCCAGTTCTCGAAACGTTAA
- a CDS encoding T9SS type A sorting domain-containing protein, which translates to MKTLVTLFTILFFVCNIQAQETAEASVGHKTTATSVKKVKVFPNPATNVVNVLGLQNTSKATISIMDIYGNTVLSHQWEIRRNAISVPVSSLDSGAYIITIRSNEQKVRLKFYKQ; encoded by the coding sequence ATGAAAACGTTAGTTACACTTTTTACTATTTTATTCTTTGTCTGCAACATCCAAGCACAGGAAACTGCAGAAGCGAGCGTGGGTCATAAAACTACCGCGACTTCAGTAAAGAAAGTGAAGGTATTTCCCAATCCAGCTACCAACGTTGTTAATGTACTAGGCTTACAAAATACCTCCAAAGCAACCATTTCTATAATGGATATTTATGGTAACACGGTACTTTCACACCAATGGGAGATTCGTAGAAACGCCATAAGCGTACCTGTTTCCTCCTTAGATTCAGGTGCATATATCATTACTATTCGTTCCAATGAGCAAAAAGTACGTCTTAAATTCTACAAGCAGTAA
- a CDS encoding thioredoxin family protein, with protein MSKFGELIDLKIPVLLDFYADWNEQSNSMHAVLRDVAAALGDKGKVIKIDVDKNKELAQALRVKGLPTLMIYKKGEMVWRQSGEQDANTLIGILNEYL; from the coding sequence ATGTCAAAGTTTGGTGAACTCATAGATTTAAAAATTCCTGTTCTTTTGGATTTTTATGCGGATTGGAACGAGCAATCGAATTCAATGCATGCTGTTCTACGTGATGTAGCTGCTGCTTTGGGCGATAAGGGCAAGGTTATTAAGATTGATGTAGATAAGAACAAAGAACTTGCTCAGGCCCTTCGCGTTAAGGGATTGCCTACACTAATGATTTATAAAAAAGGTGAAATGGTTTGGCGCCAAAGTGGTGAACAGGATGCCAATACCCTTATAGGTATTTTGAACGAGTATCTATAA
- a CDS encoding glycosyltransferase family 117 protein, with translation MFSKNFEKWDNLLGWSVFFIALITYAITVEPTNSFWDAGEYIATSAKLQVGHPPGAPLLQMIGAFFAMFAIEPDQVARMVNYVSGVSSAFTILFMFWTITNLTQKLIKRKDDVITNSKAIAIFGSGIVGSLAFTFSDSFWFNAVETEVYSTASLLMALLLWLGLKWVDDLENPRGNKWIVLISYVVGLTFGVQFMGFLAIPSIGLLYYFKTYEKTTVKNFLLANIVVIAVLMLVYKFSLTYVLKLFGWSEVFFINSIGLPFNSGTIIMGLIFIATFYFGLNYTRKNNYKTANTIVLCLMFLFLGFSSWMMLPIRANARVVINENNPEDARALLAYYNREQYPGVDSPVYGTYYSNTFGIGGEDKDEAPKYEKNEKLGKYVIVNYYKGAIPGDDPKHIGLLPRMWSGQNAENYMKYFGPLDFKMTQSNEELRAAVAQVKDGFANGEIDAEQYISFLRRFGDYLEVEPPSVWQNIKYMVQFQFGYMYWRYFMWNFSGKNNDVQGRYNGNGEWLSGIDLIDSPRLGSQDNLPDEVKNNKARNTYFLLPLILGIVGILFQISKNPKQFWVLLIFFLFTGLAIQFYTNPYIFQPRERDYSLVGSFYVFGIWIGLGVYGLFDELKKYLTPKILAPAVTLVCLLAVPTVMAVQNWDDHDRSNRYTANSSAKAYLDSCQEDAGAILFTIGDNDTFPLWYAQEIEGYRTDVRIVCTSLFETDWYIDQMKRKAYESEAIPSQIEHDKYRWGSRDVLYYQTVDPLFNKKISESRWSIQDFIKWVDSDNPQTKLKYILERQENIDMDAYSESSQNIVYYPTNKLRIPVNKKNVLESGLVKTKDSALIVDHIDIDLPKSAITKKSMMMLDIIANNDWTRPIYFSGGSFDDAEFIWMKDYLQLDGMAYKLVPIKTERRNSFEMGRIDTDLMYDVVTNWDWGNSGSSDIYHDPQTRIQGLSYRSNLARLLEQLLKEGKIEKAKDIIDLSITNLPVEYFGYYTFVEPFVDGYYKVGETTKARELFGKLKYIYQDRLEYYAGIPLEEQYEKIDEIIADMEGYRRNIDILIGNNDREMAEKETLIFNEYIDKFRHFYKDNILQENDLEPGQNPDMGDTVPVSDTTAIDAATAGGEKVLDTTLVPAAN, from the coding sequence ATGTTTTCAAAGAACTTCGAAAAATGGGACAATCTTCTCGGATGGTCCGTCTTTTTTATAGCCCTCATTACTTACGCAATCACCGTTGAACCCACCAACAGTTTTTGGGATGCTGGTGAATACATTGCCACATCAGCAAAACTTCAGGTAGGCCACCCTCCCGGAGCACCATTACTACAGATGATAGGTGCCTTTTTTGCCATGTTTGCTATTGAGCCCGATCAAGTGGCCCGTATGGTGAACTACGTCTCGGGCGTATCAAGTGCGTTTACCATTCTTTTCATGTTTTGGACAATTACCAACCTTACCCAAAAACTGATAAAACGAAAAGATGACGTTATAACGAACAGTAAGGCCATTGCTATTTTTGGTAGTGGTATTGTTGGATCTCTTGCCTTTACTTTTTCAGATAGTTTCTGGTTCAATGCTGTTGAAACAGAAGTATATTCTACTGCCAGTTTACTAATGGCGTTATTACTTTGGCTTGGGTTAAAGTGGGTAGACGACCTAGAAAACCCCAGAGGCAATAAATGGATCGTTCTTATATCATATGTAGTTGGCCTAACGTTTGGTGTTCAATTTATGGGCTTTTTAGCCATACCTTCAATCGGTTTACTTTACTATTTCAAAACATACGAAAAGACAACCGTAAAAAACTTTTTACTTGCCAATATTGTTGTGATTGCGGTACTCATGTTGGTATATAAATTCTCACTTACCTATGTTTTAAAACTTTTTGGATGGAGCGAAGTCTTTTTCATTAATAGTATTGGCCTACCGTTTAACTCCGGGACCATTATTATGGGACTTATATTTATTGCTACTTTCTATTTTGGATTAAACTACACTAGAAAGAACAATTATAAGACTGCCAATACCATCGTTCTCTGTTTAATGTTTCTCTTTTTAGGCTTTTCATCTTGGATGATGCTTCCTATTCGTGCCAACGCAAGAGTTGTAATTAATGAGAACAACCCGGAAGATGCGCGTGCACTACTTGCCTACTATAACAGAGAACAATACCCTGGTGTGGATAGTCCCGTTTACGGCACTTACTACTCCAATACTTTTGGAATAGGCGGCGAAGACAAAGATGAAGCCCCTAAATATGAGAAAAACGAAAAACTAGGAAAATACGTAATTGTAAACTATTACAAAGGAGCTATACCGGGAGACGACCCTAAGCATATTGGACTCCTACCACGTATGTGGAGTGGTCAGAATGCTGAAAACTACATGAAATACTTCGGTCCTTTAGATTTTAAAATGACACAATCTAACGAAGAACTTAGAGCCGCGGTTGCACAGGTAAAAGATGGTTTTGCGAATGGAGAAATAGACGCTGAACAATATATTAGTTTCTTAAGACGATTTGGGGATTATCTTGAAGTGGAGCCCCCATCCGTTTGGCAGAATATTAAATACATGGTGCAGTTTCAGTTCGGCTACATGTACTGGCGTTATTTTATGTGGAATTTTTCCGGTAAAAACAACGACGTTCAAGGCAGATACAATGGGAATGGCGAATGGCTAAGTGGCATTGACCTGATCGACAGCCCGCGGTTAGGAAGCCAAGACAACCTACCAGATGAAGTTAAAAACAATAAGGCAAGAAACACTTATTTCTTACTTCCATTAATTCTGGGTATCGTTGGCATACTATTCCAAATCAGTAAAAACCCAAAGCAGTTCTGGGTTCTTTTAATATTCTTTTTATTCACTGGTCTGGCTATTCAATTTTACACCAACCCCTATATTTTCCAACCTCGCGAAAGAGACTATTCCCTTGTGGGATCTTTTTATGTGTTTGGCATATGGATAGGTTTGGGTGTTTATGGACTTTTTGACGAGCTCAAGAAATACCTAACGCCAAAAATACTCGCTCCGGCCGTAACCTTAGTTTGCCTTTTAGCCGTTCCTACGGTAATGGCAGTACAAAACTGGGACGATCACGACCGATCCAATCGGTATACCGCCAATTCGTCCGCGAAAGCATATTTAGATTCTTGCCAAGAAGATGCTGGCGCTATACTGTTCACCATTGGAGACAATGACACCTTCCCACTTTGGTACGCCCAAGAAATTGAAGGCTACAGAACTGATGTTCGTATTGTCTGTACCAGCCTTTTTGAAACTGATTGGTACATTGACCAAATGAAGAGAAAGGCTTATGAAAGCGAAGCTATTCCTTCGCAGATTGAGCATGATAAATACCGCTGGGGTTCCCGTGATGTATTGTATTATCAGACCGTTGACCCTCTTTTCAACAAAAAGATATCGGAAAGCCGTTGGTCTATTCAGGACTTTATTAAATGGGTAGATAGTGACAATCCACAAACAAAACTGAAATACATTTTAGAACGTCAAGAAAATATTGACATGGATGCTTATTCTGAAAGCAGTCAAAATATTGTTTACTACCCTACAAACAAACTTCGCATTCCCGTAAACAAAAAGAATGTTCTAGAAAGTGGGCTCGTTAAAACAAAAGATTCCGCTCTGATAGTTGACCATATTGATATTGACTTGCCAAAAAGTGCAATTACCAAAAAGAGCATGATGATGTTAGATATCATTGCCAATAATGACTGGACACGCCCTATTTACTTTTCAGGCGGAAGTTTTGATGATGCCGAATTCATTTGGATGAAAGATTATTTGCAATTAGATGGTATGGCATACAAACTAGTGCCAATTAAAACGGAGCGTAGAAACTCTTTTGAAATGGGACGCATAGACACTGACCTTATGTACGATGTGGTTACCAATTGGGACTGGGGCAACTCTGGAAGTTCAGACATTTATCACGATCCTCAAACGCGTATTCAAGGTCTATCTTACCGTAGTAACTTGGCGAGGTTACTGGAGCAATTGCTCAAAGAAGGTAAAATAGAAAAAGCGAAGGATATTATCGACCTTTCTATAACAAACCTTCCCGTTGAGTATTTTGGCTACTATACTTTTGTTGAGCCTTTTGTAGACGGATATTATAAAGTTGGCGAAACCACCAAGGCAAGGGAACTCTTTGGCAAGCTAAAATACATCTATCAAGACCGTTTGGAGTACTATGCCGGGATTCCACTGGAGGAGCAATATGAGAAAATAGATGAGATCATTGCCGATATGGAAGGCTACAGAAGGAACATTGATATCTTAATTGGCAATAACGACCGAGAAATGGCTGAAAAGGAAACGCTAATATTCAATGAATACATTGACAAATTCAGACATTTCTACAAAGACAATATTTTACAGGAAAATGATTTAGAGCCTGGGCAGAACCCGGACATGGGAGACACTGTACCGGTTTCTGACACTACTGCTATTGACGCTGCTACTGCAGGAGGTGAAAAGGTATTGGATACTACGCTTGTTCCCGCTGCGAACTAA
- a CDS encoding metallophosphoesterase, which translates to MLRWIIFIIVYIVMGLYTLQALKTVTRYPWVYYLFITVAVLVLGNFIYQFTLGEEEGRVLSRAKSYAFGLLLTVLAFQMVTILFLLSEDVFRFLSSGYQRFFGQSKEFTLPERRRFLSILGLGLAAIPFGALLYGMYKGKYNFKVLKYNLEFDDLPDAFDGYQITQISDVHSGSFDDRKKIEYAINLINEQKSDVILFTGDMVNNMATEMEPWADLFSTLDAKDGKFSILGNHDYGDYVDWDTEEAKHQNLEDLKKLQGNMGFDLLLNENRFLEKGDDKIALVGVENWGRGGFKKAGDLKKAVANVGKDDFKILMSHDPSHWEDVVLHDEYHYHLTLSGHTHGMQFGIEIPGWIKWSPVKWRYKYWAGIYKELGQYINVNRGFGFLGYPGRVGIWPEISVIILKKKA; encoded by the coding sequence ATGCTACGTTGGATCATATTTATTATCGTTTATATTGTAATGGGCCTCTATACTTTGCAGGCGCTAAAAACTGTAACAAGATACCCTTGGGTGTATTATCTCTTCATTACTGTAGCCGTATTGGTACTGGGTAATTTTATCTATCAATTTACGCTGGGGGAGGAAGAAGGTAGAGTGTTGAGTAGGGCTAAAAGCTATGCTTTTGGGCTATTGCTGACCGTGTTGGCGTTTCAAATGGTTACCATACTTTTTCTTTTGTCCGAAGATGTATTTCGGTTTTTATCAAGTGGCTATCAGAGATTTTTTGGTCAGTCTAAGGAGTTTACATTGCCGGAACGTAGAAGGTTTTTAAGTATTTTGGGGCTTGGTTTGGCTGCAATTCCTTTTGGCGCACTTCTTTATGGAATGTATAAGGGTAAATACAATTTTAAGGTGCTGAAGTATAATTTGGAGTTTGATGATTTGCCCGATGCTTTTGATGGGTACCAGATTACACAAATATCTGATGTACATAGCGGTAGCTTTGATGACAGAAAGAAAATTGAATATGCTATTAATCTTATCAATGAACAGAAGAGTGATGTGATTCTTTTTACAGGTGATATGGTGAACAATATGGCCACTGAAATGGAGCCATGGGCAGACCTTTTCTCTACTCTTGATGCCAAAGATGGAAAGTTTTCGATTTTAGGGAATCATGATTATGGGGATTATGTAGATTGGGATACCGAAGAAGCTAAACATCAAAATTTAGAAGACTTAAAAAAGCTACAGGGCAATATGGGTTTCGACCTTTTGCTGAATGAAAATCGGTTTTTAGAAAAAGGCGATGATAAGATTGCCTTGGTTGGAGTTGAAAATTGGGGTCGTGGTGGTTTTAAAAAAGCTGGAGATCTTAAAAAGGCAGTTGCTAATGTGGGTAAAGACGATTTTAAAATTCTTATGAGCCATGACCCTTCGCATTGGGAAGATGTGGTATTGCATGATGAATATCATTATCACCTAACATTAAGCGGTCATACACATGGTATGCAGTTTGGAATAGAAATACCGGGTTGGATTAAGTGGAGTCCTGTAAAATGGCGCTATAAATACTGGGCAGGAATCTATAAAGAACTGGGTCAGTATATAAACGTAAATCGTGGCTTTGGGTTTTTAGGATATCCTGGTAGAGTAGGGATATGGCCTGAGATAAGTGTGATTATCTTAAAAAAGAAAGCTTAA